One Lagenorhynchus albirostris chromosome 8, mLagAlb1.1, whole genome shotgun sequence genomic region harbors:
- the POLR1F gene encoding DNA-directed RNA polymerase I subunit RPA43, with amino-acid sequence MAAGCSAPPRPKGASEGPVVGPAGVLPCLELPTYAAACALVNSRYSCLVAGPHRRHIALSPRYLNRKRTGIREQLDAELLRYSESLLGVPIAYDNIKVVGELGDIYDDQGHIHLNIEADFVIFCPEPGQKLMGTVNKVSSSHIGCLVHGCFNASIPKPEQMPAEQWQTMEINMGDELEFEVFRLDSDAAGVFCIRGKLNITSLQTKCSAVSEEVTETGTEEATEKPQKKKKKKKKDPEPYEVESGITELADFADVTMKEETDLQINNNVNGLWKEEPKKKKKHQDPVFQGSDSSGYQSDHKKKKKKRKHSEEAEFAPLLEHAPKKKREK; translated from the exons ATGGCTGCGGGTTGCTCAGCGCCTCCGCGGCCGAAGGGGGCCTCAGAAGGGCCGGTGGTGGGACCGGCCGGCGTCTTGCCTTGCCTAGAATTGCCTACCTACGCGGCCGCCTGTGCGCTCGTGAATAGCCGCTACTCCTGCCTGGTGGCGGGGCCGCACCGAAGACACATCGCACTGTCGCCGCGCTACCTTAACAGGAAACGCACCGGTATCCGAGAACAGCTCGATGCCGAGCTCCTGCGCTATTCCGAGAG ccttTTAGGTGTACCCATTGCTTATGATAACATCAAAGTAGTGGGTGAATTAGGAGATATTTATGATGATCAGGGACACATTCATCTTAACATTGAAGcagattttgttattttctgccCTGAACCAGGGCAAAAACTTAtg ggTACAGTTAATAAAGTGTCTTCCAGCCACATTGGCTGTTTAGTACACGGGTGCTTCAATGCCTCCATTCCTAAACCTGAGCAGATGCCAGCCGAGCAGTGGCAGACTATGGAGATAAACATGGGTGATGAACTAGAATTTGAAGTATTTCGTTTAGACTCAGATGCTGCCGGAGTATTCTGCATTCGGGGAAAACTGAATATCACTAG TTTACAAACCAAGTGCTCTGCAGTTTCTGAAGAAGTAACAGAAACTGGCACTGAAGAAGCTACTGAAAAacctcaaaagaagaaaaagaaaaagaagaaagacccaGAGCCATATGAAGTGGAAAGTGGTATCACAGAGCTAGCAGATTTTGCAGATGTTACCATGAAGGAAGAGACAGATCTGCAGATTAATAACAATGTGAATGGCCTCTGGAAGGAAGagccaaagaagaagaaaaagcaccAGGACCCTGTTTTCCAAGGCAGTGACTCCAGTGGTTACCAAAGtgaccataaaaagaaaaaaaagaaaagaaagcacagtGAGGAGGCTGAATTTGCACCACTTTTGGAACATGCAcccaaaaagaaaagggaaaagtaa